A portion of the Stigmatella aurantiaca DW4/3-1 genome contains these proteins:
- a CDS encoding HAMP domain-containing sensor histidine kinase, translating to MRFHPPPDRWRGRRRAGPQGPPSGPFQGRSHRPWRMTRLGHYIRARLHRRIFVWFGLSILATGVMVATVMNLMGGSFWNQEMDRARRFASNRVAEVWDLPERREALVQGISQDLDVDLELRDSSGALLNRAGKPCTEPDFTMEVGREGAPLGSLHACYWRSRPRSPGRVLPLLITGVMLWILSGAIARRLTRPMDELVRAVSALGEGKLETRVQLGRAATSEMGVLAVAFNDMAARLERQMAEQRELLATVSHELRTPLAHLRVLTEILRDGGSTPKTLDQVDREVVELDALVGELLASSRLDFGQVTPRPLEGKELAARALERTGMPAELLSAETGDTALTGDATLLGRALANLLDNARKHAGAAVALRLTERGGQLAFCVEDQGPGLQPGEETRIFAPFYRKDLGGEAREAGSLGLGLALVQRIARAHGGEAFAENRPEGGARVGFTVSRAGPAAPRPPAPT from the coding sequence ATGCGGTTCCATCCCCCTCCGGACCGATGGCGTGGCAGGCGCAGGGCCGGCCCCCAGGGTCCTCCCTCGGGCCCCTTCCAGGGCCGCTCCCATCGCCCCTGGCGAATGACGCGGCTGGGCCACTACATCCGGGCGCGCCTGCACCGGAGAATCTTCGTGTGGTTCGGGCTGTCCATCCTCGCCACGGGCGTGATGGTGGCCACGGTGATGAACCTGATGGGGGGCTCTTTCTGGAACCAGGAGATGGACCGCGCCCGGCGCTTCGCCAGCAACCGCGTCGCCGAGGTCTGGGACTTGCCCGAGCGGCGGGAAGCCCTCGTTCAAGGCATTTCCCAGGACCTGGACGTGGACCTGGAGCTGAGAGATTCCTCGGGAGCCCTGCTGAACCGAGCCGGCAAGCCCTGCACCGAGCCGGACTTCACCATGGAGGTGGGGCGGGAGGGAGCCCCCCTGGGCTCCCTGCACGCCTGCTACTGGCGCTCGCGGCCCCGGAGTCCCGGGCGTGTCCTCCCCTTGCTGATCACCGGGGTGATGTTGTGGATCCTCTCGGGCGCCATTGCCCGGCGGTTGACGCGGCCCATGGATGAGCTGGTCCGGGCCGTCAGCGCCCTGGGGGAAGGGAAGCTGGAGACCCGGGTCCAGCTGGGCCGGGCGGCGACCAGCGAAATGGGCGTGCTCGCGGTTGCCTTCAACGACATGGCCGCCCGCCTCGAACGGCAGATGGCCGAGCAGCGCGAACTCCTCGCCACGGTGTCCCATGAGCTGCGCACCCCGCTGGCCCACCTGCGGGTCCTCACCGAGATCCTCCGGGATGGGGGCAGCACGCCGAAGACGCTGGATCAGGTGGACCGCGAAGTCGTCGAGTTGGATGCGTTGGTGGGCGAGCTGCTCGCCAGCTCCCGGCTGGACTTCGGCCAGGTGACGCCCCGCCCCCTGGAGGGCAAGGAGCTGGCGGCGCGTGCGCTGGAGCGGACGGGGATGCCCGCCGAACTGCTGTCCGCGGAGACGGGGGACACCGCCCTGACCGGGGATGCGACGTTGCTCGGCCGGGCGCTCGCCAACCTGCTGGACAATGCCCGGAAGCATGCCGGGGCCGCGGTGGCCCTGCGGCTCACCGAGCGGGGCGGACAACTGGCCTTCTGTGTGGAAGACCAAGGGCCCGGGCTCCAGCCCGGCGAGGAGACGCGCATCTTCGCCCCCTTCTACCGAAAGGACCTGGGGGGAGAAGCCCGTGAGGCGGGCTCGCTCGGCCTCGGGCTGGCACTCGTCCAGCGCATCGCGCGGGCTCACGGCGGTGAGGCCTTCGCGGAGAACCGCCCCGAAGGCGGTGCCCGCGTGGGGTTCACGGTCTCGCGGGCAGGACCCGCCGCACCCCGTCCTCCCGCTCCCACTTGA
- a CDS encoding carboxypeptidase regulatory-like domain-containing protein has translation MMLRTLGLVFLGASGLAIFPACKNEAPASPPALPAPQASPAAPTPAAPEAPAPVPVTSRGTIRGGVTFKGAPPEAAELAPSADPACEGMSLKEQSLLVKDGKLQNVLVRVRGPVPGAAAAVTAPVVVDQQKCSYQPRVQGAVAGQPLQIKNSDGTMHNVRGMLGTKALFNVAQPPSAPPVTKPVPAEVELLQLKCDVHPWMRAYVAVSPHPYFVTTGEDGAFALEGVPAGTYTLEAWHETLGTRTAEVTVKEGTPAEVSFEFSAADKG, from the coding sequence ATGATGTTGCGCACGCTTGGCCTCGTGTTCCTGGGGGCCTCAGGACTGGCGATCTTTCCCGCCTGCAAGAACGAGGCGCCCGCCTCTCCACCTGCCCTCCCGGCTCCGCAGGCGAGCCCGGCAGCCCCCACCCCTGCGGCTCCCGAGGCACCGGCTCCGGTCCCCGTCACCTCGCGGGGGACGATTCGCGGGGGGGTGACGTTCAAGGGCGCACCGCCCGAGGCGGCGGAACTGGCCCCGAGCGCGGACCCGGCCTGTGAGGGGATGAGCCTGAAAGAGCAGTCCTTGCTGGTGAAGGACGGCAAGCTCCAGAACGTGCTGGTGCGCGTGCGCGGCCCGGTGCCGGGCGCCGCCGCGGCGGTGACGGCGCCCGTCGTGGTGGATCAGCAGAAGTGCAGCTATCAGCCTCGCGTGCAGGGAGCCGTGGCCGGTCAGCCCCTCCAGATCAAGAACAGCGACGGCACGATGCACAACGTGCGGGGCATGTTGGGAACCAAGGCGCTCTTCAACGTGGCCCAGCCGCCGTCGGCCCCCCCCGTGACGAAGCCCGTGCCCGCCGAGGTCGAGCTGCTCCAGCTCAAGTGCGACGTGCATCCCTGGATGCGGGCCTATGTGGCGGTGAGCCCCCACCCGTACTTCGTCACCACCGGGGAGGATGGCGCCTTCGCGCTGGAGGGCGTGCCGGCCGGCACGTACACCCTCGAGGCGTGGCATGAGACGCTGGGGACCCGGACGGCCGAAGTCACCGTGAAGGAGGGGACCCCCGCGGAGGTGTCCTTCGAGTTCTCCGCGGCCGACAAGGGGTAG
- the cyoE gene encoding heme o synthase: protein MSARAASLSTTASDLLSLTKPRLSSLVLATTAGGVWLAPGHLHFSRVLVTLLATAGTVAAANAFNCYLERHSDRFMARTTNRPLPSGRMEPGVALWFGLSLAAVSLPALALGANLLTALLGLAALLSYVLIYTPLKARTSAAMLVGAVPGALPPLMGWTAVTGVVDAGGFVLFSILFLWQIPHFLAIALFRKEEYAAAGLKSVPLERGDESSRAQIVLYLVALVPMTLLPYQLHIAGGWYLAAAVVLGLVFLALGAWGFFRQMGKPWARQTFFYSLLYLTGLFAAMALDTGIGGWQ, encoded by the coding sequence GTGAGCGCGCGTGCTGCGAGCCTGTCGACCACGGCGTCGGACTTGCTGTCCCTCACCAAGCCCCGGTTGTCGAGTCTCGTGCTCGCCACCACCGCGGGGGGCGTATGGCTGGCCCCGGGGCACCTGCACTTCTCGCGCGTCCTGGTGACGCTGCTGGCCACTGCGGGCACCGTGGCCGCCGCCAACGCCTTCAACTGCTACCTCGAGCGCCACAGTGACCGCTTCATGGCGCGCACCACGAATCGCCCGCTGCCTTCCGGGCGCATGGAACCTGGGGTGGCGCTGTGGTTCGGGTTGTCTCTGGCGGCGGTGTCGCTGCCCGCCCTGGCCCTGGGGGCCAACCTGCTGACCGCCCTGCTGGGGCTCGCCGCGTTGCTGAGCTACGTGCTCATCTACACGCCGCTCAAGGCGCGCACCTCCGCGGCCATGCTGGTCGGGGCGGTGCCGGGGGCGCTGCCTCCGCTGATGGGCTGGACGGCCGTCACGGGCGTGGTGGACGCGGGCGGCTTCGTCCTCTTCTCCATCCTCTTCCTCTGGCAGATCCCCCACTTTCTGGCCATCGCCCTCTTCCGCAAGGAGGAGTACGCCGCCGCGGGCCTCAAGTCCGTGCCGCTGGAGCGGGGGGACGAGTCCAGCCGGGCTCAGATCGTCCTCTATCTGGTGGCGCTGGTGCCGATGACGCTCCTGCCGTACCAACTCCACATCGCGGGCGGATGGTATCTGGCCGCGGCGGTGGTGCTCGGACTGGTGTTCCTGGCGCTGGGCGCGTGGGGCTTCTTCCGGCAGATGGGCAAGCCGTGGGCGCGCCAGACCTTCTTCTATTCGCTGCTCTACCTCACGGGCCTGTTTGCCGCGATGGCGCTCGATACAGGCATCGGGGGTTGGCAGTAG
- a CDS encoding tetratricopeptide repeat protein: protein MSTSLTKTLSPAELAKLEHAFAADPSSDAYKPLAEAYLGMGRFMEAMVVCKKGVKAHPNASDPRLLLARVYAEQGKDKKALEEALSALQVQPADKAALRMAGSLQLKTGEPEPGKANLLKAWQVDPNDSDTLSLIQQYKVELPKPAAPAPVAPAPVAAAPVASAPVAAAPVAAAPVAAASVQTQPVASGLPVARPNGTPARTENVARPVAPTPRRPVAVEQDDDIDVDDDDDASPRRRAKQNSSSKYITLGLFVVIVASVVGYSVVSSRTKRNNLEYKKQLDAATEQLKHDSFDSYKKACEAADKALEVYPDGTAAHGYLAYAYAIRWGEHGGGDDARRRAEEHLAAAKKGTEVSSHLYASEALIKTYGGKGKEGLGELETRVKAFDAEGKASSLLYLTLGLVQMNAGDLEHARDNLEKAQSLSPDDPRIYASLGAVYRRLGQDAVAWQKYDFALRYEKDHPESLLGKGLLILEQDEPNFEMASAMLKKLLVADPPPSPRQLAAAQLARSLLVSRVSASMATLKPDVQAKLSEATGVPVDKEKARADMLKAEQDGFALDKANPELLLIKGRRLLAEGQPDAAAEEMRKAIKMDSSRAQFHVELAKALMGKQGGEKEAAEALTTALRTMGDSPKLVVMLGNAYRRQGKLDDAITQYQRAVKDPKAKNPEARLAMGGIYRERSEWEKAQEQLEKASQEFVGQSDRAALALTELGRVFQGKGDATKAEEAYQKALNADENYSPAYYFYASALSKDRKQGDKVRALAQEYLKRDPKGEHASDAQRLASGG from the coding sequence ATGTCTACCTCTCTTACGAAGACGTTGAGCCCGGCCGAGCTTGCCAAGCTAGAGCATGCCTTCGCTGCCGATCCGTCGTCCGACGCTTACAAGCCGCTCGCCGAGGCGTACCTGGGCATGGGCCGCTTCATGGAGGCGATGGTCGTATGCAAGAAGGGCGTCAAAGCCCATCCCAATGCATCCGATCCTCGCCTGCTGCTGGCCCGCGTCTACGCCGAGCAGGGCAAGGACAAGAAGGCGCTGGAGGAGGCCCTCAGCGCCCTTCAGGTCCAGCCCGCGGACAAGGCGGCCCTGCGCATGGCCGGCTCTCTGCAACTGAAGACCGGCGAACCTGAGCCCGGCAAGGCCAACCTGCTGAAGGCCTGGCAGGTGGATCCGAACGACTCGGACACCCTCTCGCTCATTCAGCAATACAAGGTAGAGCTGCCGAAGCCCGCCGCCCCCGCACCGGTGGCGCCCGCTCCCGTGGCCGCTGCACCGGTGGCGTCCGCGCCTGTCGCGGCAGCTCCCGTGGCCGCTGCACCGGTGGCGGCAGCCTCCGTGCAGACACAGCCCGTGGCCTCGGGCCTGCCGGTGGCCCGCCCCAACGGTACGCCCGCCCGCACGGAGAACGTGGCCCGCCCGGTGGCGCCCACCCCCCGGCGCCCGGTGGCCGTGGAGCAGGATGACGACATCGACGTCGATGACGACGATGATGCCAGCCCCCGCCGCCGCGCGAAGCAGAACAGCTCCAGCAAGTACATCACGCTGGGGCTCTTCGTGGTGATCGTGGCCTCCGTGGTCGGCTACTCCGTGGTCTCGAGCCGGACGAAGCGCAACAACCTCGAGTACAAGAAGCAACTGGACGCCGCCACCGAGCAGCTCAAGCACGACTCCTTCGATTCGTACAAGAAGGCCTGCGAGGCCGCCGACAAGGCGCTCGAAGTGTACCCGGACGGGACCGCCGCGCACGGCTACCTGGCCTACGCCTACGCCATCCGCTGGGGCGAGCACGGGGGCGGAGACGATGCCCGCCGCCGGGCCGAGGAGCATCTGGCAGCGGCCAAGAAGGGGACCGAGGTCAGCTCCCACCTGTATGCCTCCGAGGCCCTCATCAAGACGTACGGGGGCAAGGGCAAGGAAGGGCTGGGCGAGCTCGAGACCCGCGTGAAGGCCTTCGATGCCGAGGGCAAGGCCAGCTCGCTGCTCTACCTCACGCTGGGCCTGGTGCAGATGAACGCGGGCGACCTGGAGCATGCCCGCGACAATTTGGAGAAGGCCCAGAGCCTGTCTCCCGATGACCCGCGCATCTACGCAAGCCTGGGTGCGGTGTACCGCCGGCTCGGCCAGGATGCCGTGGCCTGGCAGAAGTACGACTTTGCCCTGCGCTACGAGAAGGATCACCCGGAGTCGCTGCTCGGCAAGGGGCTGCTCATCCTCGAGCAGGACGAGCCCAACTTCGAGATGGCGTCGGCGATGCTCAAGAAGCTGTTGGTGGCCGATCCGCCGCCGTCGCCACGGCAGCTGGCCGCCGCGCAGCTGGCGCGCTCGCTGTTGGTGAGCCGCGTCTCGGCCTCCATGGCCACGCTCAAGCCGGATGTCCAGGCGAAGCTCTCCGAGGCGACTGGCGTGCCGGTGGACAAGGAGAAGGCGCGCGCGGACATGCTCAAGGCCGAGCAGGACGGCTTCGCGCTCGACAAGGCCAACCCGGAGCTGCTGCTCATCAAGGGCCGCCGCCTGCTCGCCGAGGGTCAGCCCGACGCCGCGGCCGAGGAGATGCGCAAGGCCATCAAGATGGACAGCTCGCGCGCCCAGTTCCATGTGGAGCTGGCCAAGGCGCTCATGGGCAAGCAGGGCGGCGAGAAGGAAGCCGCCGAGGCGCTCACCACCGCCCTGCGGACGATGGGCGACAGCCCCAAGCTGGTGGTGATGCTCGGCAACGCCTACCGCCGTCAGGGCAAGCTCGACGATGCCATCACGCAGTACCAGCGCGCGGTGAAGGACCCGAAGGCCAAGAACCCCGAGGCGCGGTTGGCCATGGGCGGCATCTACCGGGAGCGCTCCGAGTGGGAGAAGGCCCAGGAGCAGCTCGAGAAGGCCAGCCAGGAGTTCGTGGGTCAGTCCGACCGGGCCGCGCTGGCCCTCACGGAGCTGGGCCGCGTCTTCCAGGGCAAGGGCGACGCGACGAAGGCCGAGGAGGCCTACCAGAAGGCGCTCAACGCGGACGAGAACTACAGCCCGGCCTACTACTTCTACGCCTCGGCGCTCAGCAAGGATCGCAAGCAGGGCGACAAGGTGCGGGCGCTCGCGCAGGAGTACCTCAAGCGTGATCCGAAGGGAGAGCACGCCTCCGACGCGCAGCGGCTCGCCTCGGGCGGGTAG
- a CDS encoding DUF2760 domain-containing protein: protein MTEQPSLSLPARLWLAFLCFWRVLVSRPFAQAVWPLSASYDSGKWVSGAPSPTPLPSPAPPPKASAPVPPEREHASALALLSMLQREGRLVDFLQENVAAFSDAEVGAAARIVHEGCRKVVKQYLTLEPVLPETEGASVTVPQGFDANRIRLTGNVAGQPPHAGSLKHHGWVTKEVKFPSVSPALDPRVLAPAEVELA from the coding sequence ATGACCGAACAGCCTTCGCTCTCGCTCCCTGCCCGGCTCTGGTTGGCGTTCCTCTGCTTCTGGCGCGTGCTGGTGTCCCGCCCTTTCGCTCAGGCCGTCTGGCCCCTGAGTGCGTCTTACGACTCGGGCAAATGGGTCTCCGGCGCCCCCTCTCCTACCCCCCTGCCCTCGCCTGCTCCCCCGCCCAAGGCATCAGCCCCCGTGCCGCCCGAGCGCGAGCACGCCTCCGCCCTGGCGCTGCTGTCCATGCTCCAGCGAGAGGGGCGCCTGGTGGACTTCCTCCAGGAGAACGTGGCCGCCTTCTCGGACGCCGAGGTAGGTGCCGCGGCGCGCATCGTCCACGAGGGTTGCCGCAAGGTGGTGAAGCAGTATCTCACCCTGGAGCCTGTCCTTCCGGAGACAGAAGGCGCCAGCGTCACCGTCCCCCAGGGCTTCGATGCGAACCGCATCCGCCTCACCGGCAATGTCGCCGGCCAGCCCCCCCACGCCGGTTCGCTCAAGCACCACGGCTGGGTGACCAAGGAGGTGAAGTTCCCCTCGGTCAGCCCCGCGCTGGATCCGCGCGTGCTGGCCCCCGCTGAAGTCGAGCTTGCCTGA
- a CDS encoding Hsp70 family protein, which yields MARYAIGIDLGTTHCAVSYFNLEEGKARGAAQSMLPIPQLTAPGTVEPRPLLPSFLYLPSEQEFPAGSLGLPWNPDASALVGEFARTHGAKVPTRLVSSAKSWLSHPGVDRRSPLLPWQAPPEVRRVSPLEASARYLRHLREAWDATFARTREEAGSAFAAQDVIITVPASFDAAARELTLEAAQAAGIPNLTLLEEPQAALYAWLEAQGESFRKKVKPGEVILVVDVGGGTSDFSVITVRERQGEVELVRVAVGDHILLGGDNMDLALAHTLSQKLAAEGKKLDPWQFNALTYGCRQAKETLYADPALSRAPISIPGRGSSLIGGTLRTELAREELDRLLTDGFFPSSPVTELPRTARRTGLAQMALPYAQDAGVTRHLAAFLTRQAQALAHSPDAPVNVSGKSFLHPTAVLFNGGVFKAGPLKARVMEVLNGWLTADGGTPAQELQGADLDLSVARGAAYYGWVRQGHGLRIRGGTARAYYVGVETAMPAVPGMEPPVKALCVAPFGMEEGTQADVPPQEFGLVTGEPTRFRFFASSVRRDDKVGAMLEDVSGREDLEELAPIETTLPGQSPASGELTPVNLQAAVTEVGTLELRCVQKDGPERWKLELNVRMRE from the coding sequence ATGGCCCGCTACGCGATTGGCATCGACCTGGGCACCACGCACTGCGCGGTGTCGTACTTCAACCTGGAAGAGGGCAAAGCCCGGGGCGCGGCTCAGTCCATGCTCCCCATCCCGCAGCTCACCGCTCCAGGAACGGTGGAGCCGCGGCCCCTGCTCCCCTCCTTCCTCTACCTGCCCAGCGAGCAGGAGTTCCCCGCGGGCAGCCTGGGCCTGCCGTGGAACCCGGATGCCAGCGCGCTGGTCGGCGAGTTCGCCCGGACCCATGGCGCCAAGGTGCCCACCCGCCTGGTGTCCTCCGCCAAGAGCTGGCTGAGCCACCCGGGCGTGGACCGGCGCTCGCCCCTGTTGCCGTGGCAGGCCCCTCCCGAGGTGCGGCGCGTGTCCCCGCTGGAGGCCTCGGCGCGCTACCTGCGCCACCTGCGTGAGGCGTGGGACGCCACCTTCGCCCGCACGCGCGAGGAGGCCGGCAGCGCCTTCGCCGCCCAGGACGTCATCATCACCGTCCCCGCCTCGTTCGATGCCGCGGCACGCGAGCTGACGCTGGAGGCCGCGCAGGCCGCTGGCATCCCGAACCTCACCCTGTTGGAGGAGCCCCAGGCGGCGCTCTATGCGTGGCTGGAAGCGCAAGGCGAGTCCTTCCGGAAGAAGGTGAAGCCCGGCGAGGTCATCCTCGTGGTGGATGTGGGCGGCGGCACCTCGGACTTCTCCGTCATCACCGTGCGCGAGCGGCAGGGAGAGGTGGAGCTGGTCCGCGTGGCCGTGGGAGACCACATCCTGCTGGGCGGCGACAACATGGACTTGGCGCTGGCCCACACCCTGTCCCAGAAGCTGGCCGCCGAGGGCAAGAAGCTCGATCCGTGGCAGTTCAACGCCCTGACCTATGGCTGCCGCCAGGCCAAGGAGACGCTCTACGCGGATCCCGCCCTGAGCCGCGCCCCCATCTCCATTCCGGGCCGGGGCTCGTCGCTCATCGGCGGCACGCTGCGCACGGAGCTGGCCCGGGAGGAGCTGGACCGGCTGCTCACCGATGGCTTCTTTCCCTCCTCGCCCGTCACGGAGCTGCCCCGCACCGCGCGCCGCACCGGCCTGGCCCAGATGGCGCTGCCCTACGCCCAGGACGCGGGGGTCACCCGTCACCTGGCCGCCTTCCTCACGCGGCAGGCCCAGGCGCTCGCCCACTCCCCGGATGCACCGGTGAACGTGAGCGGCAAGTCCTTCCTCCACCCCACCGCCGTCCTCTTCAACGGGGGCGTCTTCAAGGCGGGCCCGCTCAAGGCCCGGGTCATGGAGGTGCTCAACGGATGGCTCACCGCGGATGGCGGCACGCCCGCCCAGGAGTTGCAGGGGGCGGATCTGGACCTCTCCGTGGCCCGGGGCGCGGCCTATTATGGATGGGTCCGCCAGGGCCATGGCCTGCGCATCCGCGGCGGCACCGCCCGGGCCTACTATGTCGGCGTGGAGACCGCGATGCCCGCGGTGCCCGGCATGGAGCCCCCCGTCAAGGCGCTGTGCGTGGCCCCCTTCGGCATGGAGGAGGGCACGCAGGCGGATGTCCCTCCCCAGGAGTTCGGCCTCGTCACCGGCGAGCCCACCCGCTTCCGCTTCTTCGCCTCGTCCGTCCGGCGCGATGACAAGGTCGGGGCAATGCTCGAGGACGTGTCCGGGCGGGAGGATCTGGAGGAGCTGGCCCCCATCGAGACGACGCTGCCCGGCCAGTCCCCAGCCTCTGGAGAGCTCACCCCGGTGAACCTCCAGGCGGCGGTGACCGAAGTGGGGACCCTGGAACTGCGGTGCGTTCAGAAGGACGGGCCGGAGCGCTGGAAGCTGGAACTCAACGTGCGCATGAGGGAGTAA
- a CDS encoding Hsp70 family protein has product MRIVGIDLGTTHCAVASVDPALGTGAPIEDFPIPQLVRQGEVAPRALLPSCIYVPAGHELAGESLQLPWGDAGPYVVGEFARWQGARVPGRLVASAKSWLCHPGVDRSAPILPWGASADVAKLSPVEASALLLSHMARAWNAAHPQVPLAQQEVVITVPASFDEAARALTVSAARKAGLEKFTLLEEPQAAFYDYTARHRSDLARVLADVRLVLVVDVGGGTTDFTLVHAGVSPEGPMLRRLAVGEHLMLGGDNMDAALARRVEEKLFPEGRRLSATQWTQAIQAARTAKEALLGREPPERYGISLVAEGSRLLGGSLSTELSRAEAEALVLDGFFPLSGPGERPRRAARMALQELGLSYAQDAAVTRHLAAFLHQHAAAGFAALGESPASADALPRPDAILLNGGVFNSPRLSERLVEALSAWWPGAPRIPLLRHDSLEKAVARGAAYYGLVRRGHGLRIGGGAARAYYVGLERPADSGEQPLLCLIPRGFEEGQAVDLGERPFTLSLGRPVQFALYSTTSDRIDKPGDIVPLAEDLKPLPPIHTLLKGASGKWAEVPVHLRAALTEIGTLELFCVSNVADERWRLEFELRGAVAGKDLTVTESMPARFAEAKENVERVYGNKPLPLGPKDVKQLSKTLEKGLGPRDTWRVPVLRELWSSLFAGASKRRRSADHERVFYSLAGYTLRPGFGYPLDHWRAEQTFGLFEQLVQFHTEKAVWIEYWVMWRRIAGGLTEAQQAKLWAYLEPHLARRVPPEAALPGKVKGIQPEGLEEMVRAAASLEHLEATQKSALGGWVAARLKAEAKSGGPWSWALGRLGARVPLYGSGHKVVDVGTAEAWLWLLLELDLRRIDGAPFAAAQLARLTGDRTRDIDPALRLRTAQALAEASASATWIRMVNEVVALEAADEARALGDTLPAGLSLSP; this is encoded by the coding sequence ATGCGCATCGTTGGCATCGATCTGGGGACCACTCACTGCGCGGTCGCATCGGTGGACCCCGCACTTGGGACGGGCGCTCCCATCGAGGACTTCCCCATCCCCCAGCTCGTGCGGCAGGGAGAGGTAGCGCCGCGGGCCCTGCTGCCCTCGTGCATCTATGTCCCAGCGGGGCACGAGCTGGCCGGGGAATCGCTCCAGCTTCCGTGGGGCGACGCGGGCCCCTATGTGGTGGGTGAGTTCGCCCGGTGGCAGGGCGCCCGGGTACCAGGACGCCTGGTGGCCTCGGCGAAGAGCTGGCTGTGCCACCCCGGCGTGGACCGCTCCGCGCCCATTCTCCCGTGGGGGGCTTCGGCGGACGTGGCCAAGCTCTCCCCCGTGGAGGCCAGCGCCCTGTTGCTGTCCCATATGGCCCGGGCCTGGAACGCCGCGCACCCCCAGGTGCCCCTGGCGCAGCAGGAGGTCGTCATCACCGTGCCCGCCTCCTTCGACGAGGCCGCACGCGCCCTCACCGTGAGCGCGGCGCGCAAGGCGGGACTGGAGAAGTTCACCCTCCTGGAAGAGCCCCAGGCGGCCTTCTACGACTACACCGCCCGGCACCGCTCGGACCTGGCCCGGGTGCTGGCGGACGTGCGCCTCGTGCTGGTGGTGGACGTGGGGGGCGGCACCACGGACTTCACCCTTGTCCACGCAGGCGTCTCCCCCGAGGGCCCCATGCTCCGGCGGCTGGCCGTGGGAGAGCACCTCATGCTGGGGGGCGACAACATGGACGCCGCCCTGGCGCGCCGGGTGGAGGAGAAGCTCTTTCCGGAGGGCCGCCGCCTCTCCGCGACCCAGTGGACCCAGGCCATCCAGGCCGCTCGCACCGCCAAGGAAGCCTTGCTCGGCCGGGAACCCCCGGAGCGCTACGGCATCTCGCTGGTGGCCGAGGGCAGCCGCCTCCTGGGGGGCTCCTTGTCCACGGAGCTGTCCCGCGCCGAGGCGGAGGCGCTCGTCCTCGATGGCTTCTTCCCCCTGTCCGGCCCCGGGGAAAGACCGCGCCGCGCCGCGCGCATGGCCTTGCAAGAGCTGGGGCTGTCGTACGCCCAGGATGCCGCGGTGACACGCCACCTCGCCGCGTTCCTCCACCAGCACGCGGCCGCCGGCTTCGCGGCGCTGGGCGAGAGCCCTGCTTCCGCGGACGCCCTGCCCCGTCCCGATGCCATTCTCCTCAATGGGGGCGTCTTCAATTCCCCCCGTCTCTCCGAGCGGCTGGTGGAGGCGCTCTCCGCGTGGTGGCCCGGCGCGCCGCGCATCCCCCTGCTGCGCCACGACTCGCTGGAGAAGGCCGTGGCCCGTGGGGCGGCCTACTACGGGCTGGTGCGGCGAGGCCACGGCCTGCGCATCGGCGGAGGGGCGGCGCGCGCCTATTACGTGGGCCTGGAGCGTCCCGCCGACAGCGGTGAACAGCCCCTGCTCTGCCTCATCCCTCGCGGCTTCGAGGAAGGCCAGGCGGTGGACCTCGGCGAGCGCCCCTTCACCCTCTCCCTCGGGAGGCCCGTGCAGTTCGCGCTCTACTCGACGACGAGCGATCGCATCGACAAGCCGGGCGACATCGTCCCCCTGGCCGAGGACCTCAAGCCGCTGCCGCCCATCCACACGCTCCTCAAGGGCGCCTCGGGCAAGTGGGCGGAGGTGCCCGTGCACCTGCGCGCCGCGCTCACGGAGATCGGCACGCTGGAGCTGTTCTGCGTCTCCAACGTGGCGGACGAGCGCTGGCGGCTGGAGTTCGAGCTGCGGGGCGCGGTGGCCGGCAAGGACCTGACCGTCACCGAGTCCATGCCCGCGCGCTTCGCCGAGGCCAAGGAGAACGTGGAGCGCGTCTACGGCAACAAGCCGCTGCCCCTGGGCCCCAAGGACGTGAAGCAGCTCTCCAAGACGCTGGAGAAGGGGCTCGGCCCCCGCGACACCTGGCGCGTGCCCGTGCTGCGCGAGCTCTGGAGCTCGCTCTTCGCGGGCGCCAGCAAGCGCCGCCGCTCGGCGGACCACGAGCGCGTCTTCTACAGCCTTGCCGGCTACACGCTGCGGCCCGGCTTCGGCTATCCGCTGGACCACTGGCGCGCGGAGCAGACCTTCGGCCTCTTCGAGCAGCTCGTGCAGTTCCACACCGAGAAGGCGGTGTGGATCGAATACTGGGTCATGTGGCGGCGCATCGCGGGCGGCCTCACCGAGGCGCAGCAGGCCAAGCTCTGGGCCTACCTGGAGCCGCACCTCGCCCGCAGGGTGCCCCCCGAGGCCGCCCTGCCCGGCAAGGTCAAGGGCATCCAGCCCGAGGGCCTGGAAGAAATGGTGCGCGCCGCGGCCTCACTGGAGCACCTGGAAGCCACGCAAAAGTCGGCGCTCGGCGGCTGGGTGGCCGCGCGCCTGAAAGCCGAGGCGAAATCCGGAGGGCCCTGGAGCTGGGCCCTCGGCCGGTTGGGGGCCCGGGTGCCGCTCTATGGCAGTGGCCACAAGGTGGTGGACGTGGGCACCGCCGAGGCATGGCTCTGGCTGCTGCTGGAGCTGGACCTGCGCCGCATCGACGGGGCCCCCTTCGCGGCGGCCCAGCTCGCACGGCTCACGGGAGACCGGACCCGCGACATTGATCCCGCCTTGCGGCTCCGGACGGCCCAGGCCCTTGCCGAGGCCAGCGCCTCCGCGACGTGGATCCGCATGGTGAATGAGGTGGTCGCACTGGAGGCGGCCGATGAAGCCCGGGCCCTGGGAGACACCCTCCCCGCAGGCCTCAGCCTCTCACCGTGA